The Pirellulales bacterium genome segment GCCAATGCTTCCTTCGGGCCCAGTACGCGCCACTGTGCTAATGCAGTCCATCGTGCGGTCGACAAAATCGTCGTTGACCAGAATCTCCAGCGAGACCTTCCGCAGCAGGTTGGTCTTGTACTCGTGACCGCGGTACATGGCGGCCCGGCCACGCTGCTGGCCGAACCCCTGC includes the following:
- a CDS encoding P-II family nitrogen regulator translates to QGFGQQRGRAAMYRGHEYKTNLLRKVSLEILVNDDFVDRTMDCISTVARTGPEGSIGDGKIFVLPAERVVRISDVLQGPEAV